The Halorhabdus sp. BNX81 genome includes a region encoding these proteins:
- a CDS encoding GNAT family N-acetyltransferase — MNDDRSYPAEVSGPFPTPPHRFVDGEDREIVVRVADDDREALVAMYEAFDSEDRAQGIPPVDEQSIRRWLERVFESDCLNAIAWHDDDPVGHAMLVPDEEGAHELAIFVLGTHQSAGIGTELLQTLLGYGKREGIERVWLTVERWNEPAIGLYQKVGFEIRNTESFELEMAIRIADPGDDSSAADP; from the coding sequence ATGAACGACGATCGTTCCTATCCGGCGGAGGTATCCGGGCCGTTTCCGACGCCGCCCCATCGCTTCGTCGACGGGGAAGACCGGGAGATCGTCGTCCGCGTCGCTGACGACGACCGGGAAGCGTTAGTCGCGATGTACGAGGCCTTCGACTCGGAGGACCGGGCCCAGGGGATCCCGCCGGTCGACGAACAGTCGATCCGTCGGTGGCTCGAACGCGTCTTCGAATCCGACTGTCTGAACGCGATCGCCTGGCACGACGACGACCCGGTCGGCCACGCGATGTTAGTCCCGGACGAGGAAGGCGCCCACGAACTCGCAATCTTCGTCCTCGGGACCCATCAGTCCGCGGGCATCGGCACGGAGTTGCTCCAGACCCTGCTTGGCTATGGGAAACGCGAGGGCATCGAGCGCGTCTGGCTGACGGTCGAACGCTGGAACGAACCCGCGATCGGGCTCTACCAGAAAGTCGGCTTCGAAATCAGAAACACCGAGAGTTTCGAACTGGAGATGGCGATCCGGATCGCCGATCCCGGTGACGACTCGTCGGCCGCCGACCCCTAG
- a CDS encoding recombinase RecJ: MDDWLIDDDRLSIERKSILPGEGFFHPDTVEEAEREREATETLADAGTVVIADPDADGLACVALIREAAGEAALLEASPHNLARAFEWTAEYLEPGADVFVCDLCPDDTEDIAGLADITARAGFVRWFDHHQWDDDLAAAVEDAGVDLTVGESEEACTADVALAELDADFDDRFVDLTAVTRDHDLWIRDDPRSDDLADLAHWTEPAEYIDIVREHGADLPAEAEELLAERRIEKEALVEKAVERAQLREVGPWTVGVTYGRCSQNEVAEALREQGADAAVIVKPAGSASIRGTDTFERAHEVAAQVNGGGHPKAAGCKPDVYDDMLDYAHHWTTRGAVAKQAIVDAFRRLEIEE, from the coding sequence GTGGACGACTGGCTTATCGACGACGACCGTCTCTCGATCGAGCGCAAGTCGATCCTCCCCGGTGAGGGCTTCTTTCATCCTGACACTGTCGAGGAGGCTGAACGCGAACGTGAGGCGACAGAGACGCTCGCCGACGCCGGGACGGTCGTCATTGCCGACCCCGACGCCGATGGGCTCGCCTGCGTCGCATTGATCCGGGAAGCGGCCGGCGAGGCGGCACTCCTGGAGGCGAGTCCGCACAACCTCGCCCGTGCCTTCGAATGGACCGCCGAGTACCTCGAACCCGGCGCGGACGTCTTCGTCTGTGATCTCTGCCCCGACGACACTGAGGACATCGCAGGGCTGGCCGACATTACAGCCCGCGCTGGGTTCGTCCGGTGGTTCGATCACCACCAGTGGGACGACGACCTCGCCGCCGCCGTCGAAGACGCCGGCGTGGATCTCACTGTCGGCGAGTCCGAGGAGGCGTGTACCGCCGACGTCGCACTGGCCGAACTCGACGCCGACTTCGACGATCGGTTCGTCGATCTGACGGCCGTCACCCGTGATCACGACCTCTGGATCCGCGACGATCCCCGAAGCGACGACCTGGCCGATCTCGCCCACTGGACCGAACCTGCGGAGTACATCGATATCGTCCGCGAGCACGGTGCCGACCTCCCGGCCGAGGCCGAGGAGTTGCTCGCCGAGCGCCGCATCGAGAAGGAAGCCCTAGTCGAGAAGGCCGTCGAGCGCGCCCAGTTGCGGGAGGTCGGCCCCTGGACGGTCGGCGTGACCTACGGCCGGTGCTCACAGAACGAGGTCGCAGAGGCACTCCGCGAGCAGGGGGCCGACGCCGCGGTGATCGTCAAACCAGCCGGCTCGGCGTCGATCCGCGGGACCGACACCTTCGAGCGCGCCCATGAGGTCGCCGCCCAGGTCAACGGCGGCGGCCACCCCAAGGCAGCCGGCTGCAAGCCCGACGTCTACGACGATATGCTGGATTACGCACACCACTGGACGACGAGAGGTGCGGTGGCAAAGCAGGCGATTGTGGACGCGTTCCGGCGGTTAGAGATCGAAGAGTAG
- a CDS encoding universal stress protein — protein MYDTVVLATDGSGSADRAVTVGLDLARRFDATVHALYVTDAGEVTASPAAVRDDLEDALRAHGQDALAQLSGQTDQPLVTAVREGRPADEICAYAADIGADVVVTGTRGRHGEHAFLLGSVAEAVVRRSPVPVLTVRQLEGTQATAATRQEA, from the coding sequence ATGTACGATACTGTCGTTTTGGCGACTGACGGTTCCGGGAGTGCCGATCGAGCGGTGACGGTCGGCCTCGATCTCGCCCGTCGGTTCGATGCCACGGTCCACGCGCTCTATGTGACTGACGCGGGCGAGGTCACCGCCTCGCCGGCGGCAGTCCGGGACGATCTCGAGGACGCCCTTCGAGCGCACGGTCAGGACGCGCTTGCGCAACTCTCCGGACAGACAGACCAGCCCCTCGTCACGGCTGTCAGGGAAGGCCGACCCGCCGACGAAATCTGTGCCTACGCCGCGGACATCGGGGCCGACGTCGTCGTGACTGGCACGCGCGGCCGTCACGGCGAGCATGCCTTCCTGCTTGGCAGCGTCGCTGAAGCCGTCGTGAGACGCTCGCCCGTCCCCGTGTTGACCGTCCGACAGCTCGAAGGCACCCAAGCTACTGCCGCGACACGACAGGAGGCCTAA
- a CDS encoding universal stress protein produces MKILLGVGGSERSRRALEDTVERVQETGEALAVAIFDAEDVDATATEVESDVRETLESAGVEAEIHRLSGHPAGELVGLADEGDFDRLVIGGGTRSPLGKIQLGSIAEFVILNAETPVTLIR; encoded by the coding sequence ATGAAAATCCTGTTGGGAGTCGGCGGGAGTGAACGCTCCCGACGCGCGCTCGAGGACACCGTCGAGCGGGTACAGGAAACTGGCGAGGCACTCGCGGTGGCGATATTCGACGCCGAGGACGTCGACGCGACGGCGACCGAGGTCGAGTCCGACGTCCGTGAGACTCTCGAATCGGCGGGCGTCGAGGCGGAGATCCACCGCCTGTCGGGACATCCCGCCGGAGAACTAGTCGGGCTCGCCGACGAGGGGGACTTTGACAGGCTGGTGATCGGCGGCGGGACTCGCAGTCCGCTCGGGAAGATTCAGCTCGGGTCGATCGCCGAGTTCGTGATACTCAACGCCGAAACCCCGGTGACACTCATCCGATGA
- a CDS encoding universal stress protein: protein MAVEIDTVLVPVDGTDRSEQAIEHALPIAARYGAELHVLHVIDEAVAAGLEHGNIEADSVANEHRAFMRAVREQVHADGHDIALSQSTAFGYSASSLRRHPVSVILDAAEDIEADFIVIPRQCAIDEPGAMLGKVAEYVLSYASQPVLSV from the coding sequence ATGGCCGTCGAAATCGACACGGTGCTGGTTCCGGTCGACGGGACCGACCGATCGGAGCAGGCGATCGAGCACGCATTGCCGATCGCAGCCCGCTACGGGGCCGAATTACACGTCCTGCACGTGATCGACGAAGCAGTCGCCGCGGGACTCGAACACGGCAACATCGAAGCCGATAGCGTCGCGAACGAACATCGGGCGTTCATGCGCGCGGTCCGGGAACAGGTGCATGCTGACGGCCACGACATCGCGCTCTCGCAGTCGACCGCCTTCGGGTACTCGGCGAGTTCGCTACGTCGTCATCCAGTCAGCGTGATCCTTGATGCCGCCGAGGACATCGAGGCGGACTTCATCGTCATCCCGCGACAGTGTGCCATCGACGAACCGGGGGCGATGCTCGGAAAAGTTGCCGAGTACGTCCTCTCGTATGCAAGCCAGCCCGTCCTCTCCGTCTAG
- a CDS encoding GtrA family protein has protein sequence MVRSTLRALHSGPYATRLRRFFIVGSFAAGVQMVLLWVFVEFGNLEYLIGAVVAIELTIVLSYVLNNAWTFQTMQNTGVAEYLYGLLKTNVVRGTAIPIQLVGLFVLVEWAAIPYLLANAVAIGVSGLYRFALDTHWTWG, from the coding sequence ATGGTACGATCAACACTCAGAGCGCTTCACAGCGGGCCCTACGCCACACGGCTCCGGCGATTCTTCATCGTCGGGTCGTTCGCGGCCGGCGTCCAGATGGTGTTGCTCTGGGTGTTCGTCGAGTTCGGGAACCTGGAGTATCTCATCGGGGCAGTGGTTGCGATCGAACTCACGATCGTCCTCTCGTACGTCCTCAACAACGCCTGGACGTTTCAGACGATGCAAAACACCGGCGTCGCCGAGTATCTCTACGGCCTCCTCAAGACGAACGTCGTCCGCGGGACGGCAATCCCGATCCAGCTCGTCGGGCTGTTCGTCCTGGTCGAGTGGGCAGCCATCCCGTACTTGCTGGCCAACGCCGTCGCGATCGGCGTCAGCGGACTCTATCGGTTCGCACTCGACACCCACTGGACGTGGGGGTAA